The proteins below are encoded in one region of Amycolatopsis acidiphila:
- a CDS encoding 2Fe-2S iron-sulfur cluster-binding protein: MPKIVYVATDGSQRVVDAVAGESVMMAATRHGVPGIVAECGGNASCATCHVYVRPESLPLVGEPNDTEEDLLDLAVTERREGSRLGCQIEMTEELDGLTVDIPPVQP; the protein is encoded by the coding sequence TTGCCCAAGATTGTCTACGTCGCGACCGACGGCTCCCAGCGTGTGGTCGACGCCGTGGCCGGGGAGAGCGTGATGATGGCGGCGACCCGGCACGGGGTGCCGGGCATCGTCGCCGAATGCGGGGGAAACGCCAGCTGCGCCACCTGCCACGTCTACGTCCGGCCCGAGTCGCTGCCGCTCGTGGGCGAGCCGAACGACACCGAGGAGGACCTGCTCGACCTCGCGGTCACCGAGCGGCGCGAAGGCAGCAGGCTCGGCTGTCAGATCGAGATGACCGAGGAGCTCGACGGGCTCACCGTGGACATCCCGCCGGTCCAGCCGTGA
- a CDS encoding 2,3-bisphosphoglycerate-dependent phosphoglycerate mutase: MPRTLVLLRHGQSTANADDTFAGWLDVPLTERGRWEARNAGKLLAGHGLLPDVVHTSLLHRAIDTAELVLSALGRENCPVRRSRRLNERHYGLLQGRSRKAVRAEFGDEAYRLWRRSYDVAPPPGEPATPGGPRTEALSDVRARVAPYWAGRLAPDVRAGRVTLVVAHGNSLRALCMLLDGLGPDEVSRLNVPTGVPLRYDFDDELEPVPRGGTYLDPDLAAAGVAEVLAQGGGR; encoded by the coding sequence ATGCCCCGGACCCTGGTGCTGCTTCGGCACGGGCAGAGCACGGCCAACGCGGACGACACCTTCGCCGGCTGGCTCGACGTCCCGCTGACCGAACGCGGCAGGTGGGAGGCGCGCAACGCCGGGAAGCTGCTGGCCGGACACGGTCTGCTGCCCGACGTGGTGCACACCTCGCTGCTGCACCGGGCGATCGACACCGCCGAACTCGTGCTTTCGGCACTGGGCCGGGAAAACTGCCCGGTCCGGCGCAGCCGGCGGCTGAACGAACGCCACTACGGGCTGCTGCAGGGCCGGTCCCGCAAGGCCGTCCGCGCGGAGTTCGGCGACGAGGCGTACCGGCTGTGGCGCCGGTCCTACGACGTCGCGCCACCGCCCGGCGAGCCGGCCACCCCGGGCGGCCCGCGCACGGAAGCGCTTTCCGACGTGCGCGCCAGGGTCGCGCCGTACTGGGCCGGTCGCCTCGCGCCCGACGTGCGGGCAGGCCGGGTCACCCTGGTCGTGGCACACGGGAACTCGTTGCGCGCCTTGTGCATGCTGCTCGACGGGCTCGGCCCGGACGAGGTGTCCCGGCTGAACGTGCCCACCGGCGTCCCCCTGCGCTACGACTTCGACGACGAGCTCGAGCCCGTGCCGCGAGGCGGCACGTACCTCGACCCGGACCTCGCCGCGGCGGGTGTCGCCGAGGTGCTCGCCCAGGGCGGCGGTCGCTGA
- a CDS encoding UbiX family flavin prenyltransferase, which produces MASTAARERRLVVGVSGSSAPQLAVKFLEIARELGTFETHVVLSAGARRSIELELRRDPAEVEALGDVVYDARDLGAAISSGSFETLGMVIVPCSMRTLAAVATGNSDNLVARAADVTLKERRRLVLVARETPLSYIHIENMRTVTLAGGTILPPVLAFYHRPETIDDLLRQTCGKILDQFGIENKTFRRWS; this is translated from the coding sequence ATGGCGAGTACGGCCGCCCGCGAAAGACGTCTGGTGGTGGGGGTCTCCGGCTCCAGTGCGCCGCAGCTCGCCGTGAAGTTCCTGGAGATCGCGCGGGAGCTGGGGACCTTCGAAACGCACGTCGTCCTCTCCGCCGGGGCGCGCCGCAGCATCGAGCTGGAGCTGCGGCGGGACCCGGCGGAGGTCGAGGCGCTGGGCGACGTGGTCTACGACGCGCGCGACCTCGGCGCGGCCATCTCCTCGGGCTCGTTCGAGACGCTGGGCATGGTGATCGTGCCGTGTTCGATGCGGACGCTGGCCGCGGTGGCCACGGGCAACTCCGACAACCTCGTCGCGCGCGCCGCCGACGTGACGCTGAAGGAGCGGCGCCGCCTGGTACTGGTGGCGCGCGAGACGCCGTTGAGCTACATCCACATCGAGAACATGCGGACGGTCACCCTCGCCGGCGGCACGATCCTGCCGCCGGTGCTGGCGTTCTACCACCGGCCCGAGACGATCGACGACCTGTTGCGCCAGACCTGCGGCAAGATCCTCGACCAGTTCGGCATCGAGAACAAGACCTTCCGCCGCTGGTCCTGA
- a CDS encoding UbiD family decarboxylase: MPRQPSDIIQSDLRAFIEAVEDGGELEVVSGAHWDKEMGAVTEVLYRQKVEKSPMLVFDKVPGYPEQNRCLYGMFGSPMRLALALGMEPAVAQSRTTMLNDFRKIIKRGFDQIPPKAVDDGPVLENVLSGDEIDLLELFPVPVHHELDGGRYIGTACGVVTRDPDSGRVNVGTYRVQVTGKDTCASYISNGKQGRIHRDKYFAEGKPCPVAIIVGMDPVTYLAAGYTLADQVPEYEWCGGVLGRPHEVIEGQLTGLPFPARSEIVLEGEILPHDRVEEGPFGEWHGYYAGEARDEPVIRIKRVYHRSNPILTCAASQKPPHAHLFERCFLRSAALLDSLEGAGIPDVVSAWTHQAGSGRTFVVVSVKQRYFGHSTQVGLVASQVNPVGYIGRWIVVVDDDIDPSDIHDVIWAMGTRCDPKTMTTVLDRCWSSRLDTLVTDYDRLYNSRMVIDACIPYERIKDFPKIAQTSPELAAEVRAKYPNLYR, from the coding sequence ATGCCGAGGCAACCCAGCGACATCATCCAGAGCGACTTGCGCGCGTTCATCGAGGCGGTCGAGGACGGCGGCGAGCTGGAGGTCGTGTCCGGGGCCCACTGGGACAAGGAGATGGGCGCGGTCACCGAGGTGCTCTACCGGCAGAAGGTGGAGAAGTCACCGATGCTGGTGTTCGACAAGGTGCCCGGTTATCCCGAGCAGAACCGCTGTCTCTACGGGATGTTCGGCTCCCCGATGCGCCTCGCGCTCGCGCTGGGCATGGAACCCGCGGTGGCGCAGAGCCGCACGACGATGCTCAACGACTTCCGCAAGATCATCAAGCGTGGCTTCGACCAGATCCCGCCGAAGGCCGTCGACGACGGGCCGGTCCTGGAGAACGTGCTCAGCGGCGACGAGATCGACCTGCTCGAGCTGTTCCCGGTGCCGGTGCACCACGAGCTGGACGGCGGCCGCTACATCGGCACCGCGTGCGGGGTGGTGACCCGCGACCCGGACTCCGGGCGCGTCAACGTCGGCACCTACCGCGTCCAGGTGACCGGCAAGGACACCTGCGCCTCCTACATCTCCAACGGCAAGCAGGGCCGCATCCACCGCGACAAGTACTTCGCCGAGGGCAAGCCGTGCCCGGTGGCGATCATCGTCGGGATGGACCCGGTGACCTACCTGGCGGCCGGCTACACCCTGGCCGACCAGGTGCCCGAGTACGAATGGTGCGGCGGGGTGCTGGGCCGCCCGCACGAGGTCATCGAGGGGCAACTGACCGGGCTGCCGTTCCCCGCCCGGTCGGAGATCGTGCTGGAGGGCGAGATCCTGCCCCACGACCGGGTCGAGGAGGGCCCGTTCGGCGAGTGGCACGGCTACTACGCCGGTGAGGCGCGGGACGAGCCGGTGATCCGGATCAAGCGGGTCTACCACCGCAGCAACCCGATCCTGACCTGCGCCGCCAGCCAGAAGCCGCCGCACGCGCACCTTTTCGAGCGCTGCTTCCTGCGCTCGGCCGCACTGCTGGACTCCCTGGAGGGCGCGGGCATCCCGGACGTGGTGAGCGCGTGGACGCACCAGGCGGGGTCGGGCCGCACTTTCGTGGTGGTATCGGTCAAACAGCGCTACTTCGGCCATTCGACACAGGTGGGGCTGGTCGCCTCGCAGGTCAACCCCGTCGGCTACATCGGCCGCTGGATCGTGGTCGTCGACGACGACATCGATCCCAGCGACATCCACGACGTGATCTGGGCGATGGGCACCCGGTGCGATCCCAAGACGATGACGACGGTGCTCGACCGGTGCTGGTCGTCCCGTTTGGACACCCTCGTCACCGACTACGACCGGCTGTACAACTCGCGGATGGTCATCGACGCCTGCATCCCGTACGAGCGCATCAAGGACTTCCCGAAGATCGCCCAGACCTCCCCGGAGCTGGCGGCGGAGGTCCGGGCCAAGTATCCGAACCTCTACCGGTAG
- a CDS encoding ABC transporter ATP-binding protein, whose protein sequence is MSHSVRKASLGGDTDRDEIPAGAEKSHLQAIGVSIGYPGSGGSGTEVSPAVDRVDLVLSRGDFVCIVGPSGCGKTTFLNAVAGFLPITGGSLKLDGRDIPGPGPDRAMVFQQASLLPWRNVLDNVTYGLELSKSMKRAQARERARDLLDLVGLSAAADQHPGQLSGGMQQRVNLARALAVDPELLLLDEPFASIDAQTREVMQGELLRICAARDVTALFVTHDITEAAFLADRVCVFSPRPGHIVKEVGIPLPRPREQRFRRMPEFTELVDEISDALYGAAGPSLLTNGGSV, encoded by the coding sequence ATGTCTCACAGCGTGCGCAAGGCCTCGCTCGGCGGGGACACCGATCGAGACGAAATACCGGCGGGTGCGGAAAAATCGCACCTACAGGCGATCGGCGTAAGCATCGGGTATCCCGGCTCCGGCGGTTCCGGGACCGAGGTCAGCCCGGCGGTCGACCGGGTCGACCTGGTCCTCTCCCGCGGTGACTTCGTCTGCATCGTGGGGCCCTCGGGCTGCGGGAAGACGACCTTCCTCAACGCCGTCGCGGGTTTCCTGCCGATCACCGGCGGCAGCCTGAAGCTCGACGGCCGCGACATCCCGGGCCCCGGCCCGGACCGGGCGATGGTGTTCCAGCAGGCGAGCCTGCTGCCGTGGCGCAACGTGCTCGACAACGTCACCTACGGGCTCGAGCTGTCGAAGTCGATGAAACGGGCGCAGGCGCGGGAACGCGCGCGTGACCTGCTCGACCTCGTCGGCCTGTCGGCGGCCGCCGACCAGCATCCGGGTCAGCTCTCCGGCGGGATGCAGCAGCGGGTCAACCTCGCGCGGGCGCTGGCGGTCGACCCGGAGCTGCTGCTGCTGGACGAGCCGTTCGCCTCCATCGACGCGCAGACCCGCGAAGTGATGCAGGGCGAGCTGCTGCGCATCTGTGCCGCCCGCGACGTCACCGCGTTGTTCGTCACCCACGACATCACCGAGGCGGCGTTCCTGGCCGACCGCGTCTGCGTGTTCAGCCCGCGCCCCGGCCACATCGTCAAGGAGGTCGGGATACCGCTACCCCGGCCCCGGGAGCAGCGCTTCCGCCGGATGCCGGAGTTCACCGAGCTCGTCGACGAGATCTCCGACGCCCTCTACGGCGCCGCCGGCCCGTCGCTGCTCACGAACGGAGGTAGCGTCTGA
- a CDS encoding ABC transporter permease, giving the protein MAISTETGSPRTSAPPAAPKRRKVNSKYVYGTCAVLAAVVLWEVVAALRVRPAIVLPGPADVVKAFQQLFSTSEIWGDLATSGRELLFGLALATVVGLPVGLVIGWYRRLSYILNPFVSFLYATPRIALTPLLIIWLGIGDTSKIAIVFLMAVFPILINAATGMQSLDPAVVRVARCFGGKDLQIFRTIALPGTVPFVISGLRLAVGQALIGVFVAELSGAQSGVGMLMNNAGQQFQTSVVFAGLFIFALTGVVLNGLLRRVERHFDSWRSSNH; this is encoded by the coding sequence ATGGCTATCAGCACCGAGACGGGCTCCCCGCGCACGAGCGCGCCGCCCGCGGCGCCGAAGCGCCGGAAGGTCAACAGCAAGTACGTCTACGGCACCTGCGCGGTGCTGGCCGCGGTCGTGCTCTGGGAGGTCGTCGCGGCGCTGCGGGTGCGCCCGGCGATCGTGCTGCCCGGGCCCGCCGACGTCGTCAAGGCGTTCCAGCAACTGTTCAGCACCAGCGAGATCTGGGGTGACCTGGCCACCAGCGGCCGGGAGCTGCTGTTCGGGCTGGCGCTCGCGACCGTCGTCGGGCTGCCGGTCGGGCTCGTCATCGGGTGGTACCGCAGGCTTTCCTACATCCTCAACCCGTTCGTCAGCTTCCTGTACGCGACCCCGCGGATCGCGCTGACCCCGCTGCTGATCATCTGGCTCGGCATCGGGGACACCTCCAAGATCGCCATCGTCTTCCTGATGGCCGTGTTCCCCATCCTGATCAACGCCGCGACCGGCATGCAGAGCCTCGATCCCGCCGTGGTGCGGGTGGCCCGCTGCTTCGGCGGCAAGGACCTGCAGATCTTCCGCACGATCGCCCTGCCGGGCACCGTGCCCTTCGTCATCAGCGGCCTGCGCCTCGCCGTCGGGCAGGCGCTGATCGGCGTGTTCGTCGCGGAGCTGTCCGGCGCGCAGTCCGGCGTGGGCATGCTGATGAACAACGCCGGCCAGCAGTTCCAGACCTCCGTCGTCTTCGCCGGGCTGTTCATCTTCGCGCTGACCGGGGTCGTCCTCAACGGGCTGCTCCGCCGCGTCGAACGCCACTTCGACTCCTGGCGCAGCTCCAACCACTAA
- a CDS encoding ABC transporter substrate-binding protein, with protein MFSAGKPRKLLATAVAAGAAAAALTACGPAGSSGGGNSLTVSYSQVVADELPLWIAADSGLFTKQGLDVKLTSVSGSDGFPALVSGQTQLASIGASEMVAGAGSGAQVSYLATLTPVFPYQMYAKVNNGAELRGKKIGITSLSGSIYVATLLALKQFGLTTNDVQLINLGSVTNLNNALVAGSVDAALSHPPASTTIEGSGYHSVLDLAKQNIPTSNVGIAALKSYVSGNKDQITKFMAALQEAITREKSDQQYAISELQKHLQVNDPKALQETWQYYAQEVLPDVPTPTVAQLQTSKDALTKTPGVSSLDLSGIIDQQFFPPTRS; from the coding sequence ATGTTCTCAGCTGGCAAGCCCAGAAAACTCCTGGCGACCGCCGTCGCCGCCGGTGCGGCCGCAGCGGCGCTGACCGCCTGCGGGCCCGCCGGCAGCTCCGGCGGGGGCAACTCCCTGACCGTCAGCTACAGCCAGGTCGTCGCCGACGAGCTGCCGCTGTGGATCGCGGCCGACTCCGGCCTGTTCACCAAGCAGGGGCTCGACGTGAAGCTGACCAGCGTCAGCGGCTCCGACGGGTTCCCCGCCCTGGTCTCCGGGCAGACGCAGCTCGCGTCGATCGGCGCGTCCGAGATGGTCGCGGGCGCGGGCTCAGGCGCCCAGGTCAGCTATCTCGCCACCCTCACCCCGGTCTTCCCCTACCAGATGTACGCGAAGGTCAACAACGGCGCGGAGCTCAGGGGCAAGAAGATCGGCATCACCTCGCTCAGCGGTTCGATCTACGTCGCGACCCTGCTGGCGCTCAAGCAGTTCGGCCTCACCACGAACGATGTGCAGCTGATCAACCTCGGTTCGGTGACGAACCTGAACAACGCGCTCGTCGCCGGCAGCGTGGACGCGGCGCTGTCGCATCCGCCGGCCTCGACGACGATCGAGGGCTCGGGCTACCACAGCGTCCTCGACCTGGCGAAGCAGAACATCCCCACCTCCAACGTCGGCATCGCCGCGCTGAAGTCCTACGTGTCCGGCAACAAGGACCAGATCACGAAGTTCATGGCGGCGCTGCAGGAAGCGATCACCCGGGAGAAGTCCGACCAGCAGTACGCGATCAGCGAGCTGCAGAAGCACCTGCAGGTCAACGACCCCAAGGCGCTGCAGGAGACCTGGCAGTACTACGCGCAGGAGGTGCTGCCCGACGTGCCGACCCCGACGGTCGCCCAGCTGCAGACGTCGAAGGACGCGCTGACGAAGACCCCCGGAGTGTCCTCATTGGACCTTTCCGGCATCATCGACCAGCAGTTCTTCCCGCCGACCAGGAGCTGA
- a CDS encoding MFS transporter codes for MGLPAVLRSRDFDLYWGGVVVSQIGTRGAVAANLFQVFVLTGSTAEVGLVGLAQLVALVVLSPLGGVLADRLDRRRLLQWTQVAALVVSAALAVVTIAGAATVWMVVLAALLSTAAATFDQPARQALIPALVLRERLVDAFALLNPSRELAVLIGPALSGVFIAVWGVGSVYVFDAVTYAVLVATLAIIKVPPLVREGKPPRVWESLREGAAYVRRRTLIWQLMGLDLAATVFGAYRVLLPALALDRLHVGATGYGLLSAAPSAGALLGSVFVFRIVRSRRSGLIVLISTAAYGVVVVGFAQAAVFGLSLVLAGLLGVADALATTVRHATVQVETPDGLRGRVSAIYQMASRGGPALGDSVIGAAASALGPVGALTLGGLVPLAASIASFVAGPAVRSYRVVPQQEPEEQAAA; via the coding sequence ATGGGGCTGCCCGCGGTCCTGCGCTCCCGCGACTTCGACCTGTACTGGGGCGGGGTCGTCGTCAGCCAGATCGGCACCCGTGGCGCGGTGGCCGCCAACCTGTTCCAGGTGTTCGTACTGACCGGGTCCACCGCCGAGGTGGGACTGGTCGGGCTGGCCCAGCTGGTCGCGCTGGTCGTCCTCTCGCCGCTGGGCGGGGTGCTCGCGGACCGGCTCGACCGGCGGCGGCTGCTGCAGTGGACACAGGTGGCGGCCCTGGTGGTGTCCGCGGCGCTCGCCGTCGTCACGATCGCCGGTGCGGCGACGGTGTGGATGGTGGTGCTCGCGGCACTGCTGTCGACGGCGGCCGCGACGTTCGACCAGCCCGCGCGCCAGGCGCTGATCCCCGCGCTGGTGCTGCGGGAACGGCTCGTCGACGCGTTCGCGTTGCTCAACCCCTCACGGGAACTGGCGGTGCTGATCGGCCCTGCGCTGTCCGGGGTGTTCATCGCCGTGTGGGGCGTCGGCTCGGTCTACGTGTTCGACGCGGTCACCTACGCGGTGCTGGTCGCCACGCTGGCGATCATCAAGGTGCCGCCACTGGTACGGGAGGGAAAGCCGCCGCGGGTCTGGGAGAGCCTGCGGGAGGGCGCGGCCTATGTCCGGCGGCGCACGCTGATCTGGCAGCTGATGGGACTGGACCTCGCGGCGACCGTCTTCGGCGCCTACCGGGTGCTGCTGCCCGCGCTCGCGCTCGACCGGCTCCACGTCGGCGCGACCGGTTACGGGTTGCTCTCCGCCGCGCCGTCGGCCGGTGCCCTGCTCGGCTCGGTGTTCGTGTTCCGGATCGTGCGGTCCCGCCGCTCCGGGCTCATCGTGCTCATCTCGACCGCCGCGTACGGCGTCGTGGTCGTCGGCTTCGCGCAGGCAGCGGTGTTCGGCCTGTCGCTGGTCCTGGCCGGCCTGCTCGGGGTGGCGGACGCGCTCGCCACGACGGTCCGCCATGCCACGGTGCAGGTGGAGACTCCCGACGGGTTGCGCGGCCGGGTGTCGGCGATCTACCAGATGGCTTCGCGCGGCGGGCCCGCGCTGGGGGACTCGGTGATCGGGGCCGCGGCGTCGGCACTGGGCCCCGTCGGCGCGCTCACGCTCGGCGGCCTGGTCCCGCTGGCCGCCTCGATCGCGTCCTTCGTGGCCGGTCCCGCGGTGCGCTCCTACCGCGTGGTGCCCCAGCAGGAGCCGGAAGAACAAGCGGCTGCCTGA
- a CDS encoding ABC transporter ATP-binding protein, producing MLIVDDLVKSYDGASGRKRGAGARVHAVGGASFEVHTGELFTLLGPSGCGKTTTLRSIAGLERPDRGRIVLSGRPLFDAAAGVNLPANRRELGMVFQSYAIWPHMSVFKNVSFPLDVLPRKRRPARREIAERVERVLEVTELSDYAARPATKLSGGQQQRLALARALVIQPDLMLLDEPLSNLDAKLRENMRFELKRLQRELGLTAIYVTHDQSEALVMSSRIAVMHKGNIEQVGKPREIYTNPASKFVAEFIGTSNFVKGVVASAEGGEITVDTIEGRVVCRGATAAPAAGEDVLLSIRPECLVLSGSPSPGAVNDWSGQVRTRAFLGDAVDHVVEVGKMEIRVRCNPTQSIEPGTRVHLSVDPAKVTLVPVG from the coding sequence ATGTTGATCGTCGACGACCTCGTGAAGAGCTACGACGGGGCGAGCGGGCGCAAGCGCGGTGCGGGTGCCCGGGTGCACGCCGTGGGCGGCGCGAGCTTCGAGGTGCACACCGGGGAGCTGTTCACCCTGCTCGGGCCGTCCGGCTGCGGGAAGACCACCACCCTGCGCTCGATCGCTGGGCTCGAACGGCCCGACCGCGGCCGGATCGTCCTGAGTGGACGGCCGCTGTTCGATGCCGCCGCCGGGGTGAACCTGCCCGCGAACCGCCGGGAGCTGGGCATGGTGTTCCAGTCCTACGCGATCTGGCCGCACATGAGCGTGTTCAAGAACGTCTCGTTCCCGCTCGACGTGCTGCCGCGCAAGCGGCGGCCCGCGCGGCGGGAGATCGCGGAGCGGGTCGAGCGGGTACTGGAGGTGACCGAGCTGTCCGACTACGCCGCCCGCCCGGCCACCAAGCTCTCCGGCGGCCAGCAGCAGCGGCTCGCGCTGGCCCGCGCCCTGGTCATCCAGCCGGACCTGATGCTGCTGGACGAGCCACTGTCCAATCTGGACGCGAAACTGCGGGAGAACATGCGGTTCGAGCTCAAGCGGCTGCAGCGCGAGCTGGGCCTGACAGCCATCTACGTGACGCACGACCAGTCCGAGGCGCTGGTCATGTCGAGCCGGATCGCCGTGATGCACAAGGGGAACATCGAGCAGGTCGGCAAGCCGAGGGAGATCTACACCAACCCGGCGTCGAAGTTCGTCGCGGAGTTCATCGGCACCTCGAACTTCGTCAAGGGCGTGGTCGCCTCGGCCGAAGGCGGGGAGATCACGGTCGACACCATCGAAGGCAGGGTGGTCTGCCGCGGCGCGACGGCCGCGCCGGCGGCGGGGGAGGACGTCCTGCTCTCGATCCGGCCGGAATGCCTGGTGCTGTCCGGTTCGCCCTCGCCCGGCGCGGTGAACGACTGGTCGGGCCAGGTGCGCACCCGCGCGTTCCTCGGCGACGCCGTCGACCACGTCGTCGAGGTGGGGAAGATGGAGATCCGCGTCCGCTGCAACCCGACGCAGTCGATCGAACCCGGCACCCGGGTGCACCTCTCGGTGGATCCGGCGAAGGTGACGCTGGTGCCGGTCGGCTGA
- a CDS encoding ABC transporter permease: MSTTTSPAPPLAGRPAPVRAAGRLRRLLTPQILIVVSAMVIVGYLAVVPLGYLLHDTFTGSSGLSFGAFARAYGGDSQAGRMMVNSLEFAFGSALFALIVGTALAYVQVRTDVPFKGLLFAASMVPLIVPGILYAASWIFLGDPSIGLVNTLFFKPVFGAAPVNVFTVQGMVWVQGLHLAPVCFLLMVAAFRAMDPSLEESAAMSGASRLTVLRRITVPLLRPALISAALLMFVQSLESFEVPGLLGLQNGIYVFTSRIYFVLRAYPIDYGAAGAYAIGLLAIAVVGVLLAGRLQRNARGFQTVTGKAFRPQPIRLGRARPWVGAGVVLFFLVTVVLPVGVLVYASLLKFYAAPSMSTLRSMSLANYKAVVQLPLALTALKNSFVLGIGAATVVMLLSAVVSWVVVRTKLPGRRALDVLAFTPLVIPGLVLGLALSFVYLRIPLPIYGTLLILLISYCTRYLPYGMRYSSSAMTQMSRELEESAMVFGASWTQMFRRVLVPLASSGIVAGWVYILVVSFRELSSTILLYSPGTEVLSVLIWEQFENGQFTTLAALGVLMVSILVALVFVAYRLGARVGLQQSDSAH; the protein is encoded by the coding sequence ATGAGCACCACCACCAGCCCGGCGCCGCCGCTGGCCGGACGACCCGCCCCGGTCCGTGCGGCCGGGCGGCTCCGGCGGCTGCTGACGCCCCAGATCCTCATCGTCGTGAGCGCGATGGTGATCGTCGGCTATCTCGCCGTCGTGCCGCTGGGCTATCTGCTGCACGACACCTTCACCGGCAGCTCCGGCCTGAGCTTCGGCGCCTTCGCGCGTGCCTACGGGGGTGACTCGCAGGCAGGACGGATGATGGTGAACTCGCTCGAGTTCGCCTTCGGCTCCGCGCTGTTCGCCCTGATCGTCGGCACCGCGCTGGCGTACGTGCAGGTGCGCACCGACGTGCCGTTCAAGGGACTGCTGTTCGCCGCGTCCATGGTGCCGCTGATCGTGCCGGGGATCCTCTACGCCGCATCGTGGATCTTCCTCGGCGACCCGTCGATCGGCCTGGTCAACACCCTGTTCTTCAAACCGGTGTTCGGCGCGGCCCCGGTCAACGTGTTCACCGTGCAGGGCATGGTCTGGGTGCAGGGACTGCATCTCGCGCCGGTCTGCTTCCTGCTGATGGTGGCGGCGTTCCGGGCGATGGACCCCTCGCTGGAGGAGTCCGCCGCGATGTCGGGGGCGAGCAGGCTGACGGTGCTGCGGCGGATCACCGTCCCGCTGTTGCGCCCGGCGCTGATCTCGGCGGCGCTGCTGATGTTCGTGCAGTCGCTGGAGAGCTTCGAGGTGCCGGGGCTGCTCGGGCTGCAGAACGGGATCTACGTGTTCACCAGCCGGATCTACTTCGTGCTGCGGGCCTATCCGATCGACTACGGCGCCGCCGGGGCCTACGCGATCGGGCTGCTCGCGATCGCCGTCGTCGGCGTGCTGCTGGCCGGGCGGCTGCAGCGCAACGCACGCGGGTTCCAGACGGTGACCGGCAAGGCGTTCCGCCCGCAGCCCATCCGCCTGGGCCGGGCCCGGCCGTGGGTCGGCGCCGGGGTGGTGCTGTTCTTCCTCGTCACCGTGGTGCTGCCGGTCGGTGTGCTGGTCTACGCCTCGCTGCTGAAGTTCTACGCCGCGCCGTCGATGAGCACGCTGCGCAGCATGTCGCTGGCGAACTACAAGGCCGTGGTCCAGCTGCCCCTGGCCCTGACGGCACTGAAGAACTCGTTCGTGCTGGGCATCGGCGCGGCGACGGTGGTCATGCTGCTCTCGGCGGTGGTGTCGTGGGTGGTCGTGCGGACGAAACTGCCCGGCCGCCGCGCCCTCGACGTGCTGGCGTTCACCCCGCTCGTCATCCCCGGGCTGGTGCTCGGCCTCGCGCTGTCGTTCGTGTACCTGCGGATCCCGCTGCCGATCTACGGGACGCTGCTGATCCTGCTGATCTCCTACTGCACCCGCTATCTGCCGTACGGGATGCGCTACTCCTCCTCGGCGATGACGCAGATGTCGCGGGAGCTGGAGGAGTCGGCGATGGTGTTCGGCGCGTCGTGGACGCAGATGTTCCGGCGCGTCCTCGTGCCGCTGGCCAGCAGCGGCATCGTGGCGGGCTGGGTGTACATCCTCGTGGTCTCCTTCCGCGAGCTCTCCAGCACGATCCTGCTCTACAGCCCGGGCACCGAGGTGCTGTCGGTGCTCATCTGGGAGCAGTTCGAGAACGGCCAGTTCACCACGCTCGCGGCGCTCGGCGTGCTGATGGTGTCCATCCTGGTCGCCCTGGTCTTCGTCGCCTACCGGCTCGGCGCCCGGGTCGGCCTGCAGCAGTCGGACAGTGCCCACTAA